A part of Paenibacillus sp. sptzw28 genomic DNA contains:
- a CDS encoding aspartyl-phosphate phosphatase Spo0E family protein: MARREEVVSGSAEQILVAVERLREELHATVNAYGRISTKVLLKSQELDDLLNRYNDLVKDPDVLV, translated from the coding sequence TTGGCACGAAGAGAAGAGGTAGTTAGCGGATCTGCGGAACAGATTCTCGTTGCTGTTGAGAGGTTAAGAGAGGAACTGCATGCCACAGTAAACGCGTATGGCAGAATATCGACTAAGGTTTTACTGAAATCCCAGGAACTCGATGATTTGCTGAACCGGTATAATGACTTGGTTAAGGATCCAGATGTATTGGTATAA
- a CDS encoding aminotransferase class I/II-fold pyridoxal phosphate-dependent enzyme: protein MMNQRRAPLFEELKALYEKQPASFHVPGHKSGQGLDDPMELNFFQQVMSIDFGTGILGLDRLHDPKGSVKVAQELAAACFGADQSFFLVGGSSIGNLALLLSVCRNNEPIIVQRNVHKSVIHGLMLAGARAVFLPSRWDKHNGVAYGVRLEDVEAALKQYPDAKGVFLSNPNYYGMGIDLRPFAKLVHAYNKPLLVDEAHGAHYGFHPSVPASALSSGADAVIQSTHKMLTAMSSGSMLHVQGNLLDRDLIAQRLSMLHTTSPFYPILASLDLSRRQMALEGRQRLSAGLRTVEKFRSSLRREMPWFRLIGDADDPFDYETLDPFKISIKDGTGTLTGFQLEAELAQQGCIVEMADLQYALAVFSLASTEKDADRLLSALENISLRYGLEKKSYHDGGLSNSMFDFSPFTEISETSVIRLQQNDTVTVPLEEALHAQAGEMVIPFPPGVPLIYPGERINSQVIQTIRMLSAAGARFSGVQDDSMRTVRILSPVNERLVRIK from the coding sequence ATGATGAACCAGCGGAGGGCCCCTTTATTCGAAGAACTTAAAGCTTTATATGAAAAACAACCTGCCAGTTTTCACGTTCCCGGACATAAATCAGGGCAAGGTTTGGATGATCCGATGGAGCTGAACTTCTTTCAACAAGTGATGTCTATTGATTTTGGAACAGGAATATTGGGTTTGGATCGCTTGCATGATCCGAAGGGCTCCGTTAAAGTAGCACAGGAACTGGCCGCAGCCTGCTTTGGCGCAGATCAGAGTTTTTTCCTTGTGGGCGGAAGCTCGATCGGCAATTTGGCTCTCCTTTTATCGGTTTGCCGAAACAATGAGCCGATTATTGTACAGAGGAATGTGCATAAATCGGTCATTCATGGTCTTATGCTGGCGGGTGCCAGAGCGGTATTTTTGCCCTCACGGTGGGACAAGCACAACGGAGTTGCCTATGGAGTCCGCTTGGAAGATGTGGAAGCCGCATTGAAACAATATCCGGATGCGAAGGGAGTCTTTTTATCCAATCCGAATTATTACGGAATGGGAATTGACCTTCGACCGTTCGCCAAGCTGGTTCATGCTTATAACAAGCCACTGCTGGTCGACGAGGCGCACGGGGCTCATTACGGATTTCACCCCTCGGTTCCGGCCTCCGCACTTTCCTCCGGTGCGGATGCCGTTATTCAATCAACACACAAGATGCTGACAGCTATGTCGTCGGGAAGTATGCTCCATGTTCAAGGGAATTTGCTGGACCGGGATTTGATTGCCCAGCGGCTTTCCATGCTTCACACCACCAGTCCATTTTATCCGATTCTGGCTTCTTTGGACCTGAGCCGCAGACAAATGGCGCTTGAAGGCCGGCAGAGATTGTCGGCGGGATTGAGGACGGTTGAAAAGTTCAGAAGCAGTCTTCGCCGCGAAATGCCCTGGTTTCGTCTCATTGGTGATGCTGATGACCCGTTCGATTATGAAACCTTGGATCCATTTAAAATAAGCATCAAAGACGGCACCGGAACGTTAACCGGCTTTCAGTTGGAGGCGGAGCTGGCACAGCAGGGATGCATTGTGGAAATGGCCGATTTGCAATACGCGCTTGCCGTTTTCAGTCTCGCTTCAACCGAAAAGGATGCGGATCGGCTCTTAAGCGCGCTAGAAAATATTTCTCTGCGTTACGGGCTGGAAAAGAAATCGTATCATGACGGGGGGCTGTCAAACTCCATGTTCGATTTCTCTCCATTTACGGAAATATCCGAAACCTCGGTTATCAGACTTCAGCAAAATGACACGGTCACCGTGCCTTTAGAAGAAGCTTTGCATGCGCAAGCCGGTGAAATGGTTATCCCCTTTCCCCCCGGAGTTCCATTGATTTACCCGGGCGAGAGAATAAACTCTCAGGTCATTCAAACCATTCGTATGCTCTCTGCAGCCGGCGCGAGATTTTCGGGCGTGCAGGATGACAGCATGAGAACGGTTCGGATACTTAGCCCTGTAAATGAACGCCTTGTAAGAATCAAATAG
- the panD gene encoding aspartate 1-decarboxylase, with amino-acid sequence MERLMCKGKIHRATVTEADLNYVGSITIDALLMREANIHPYEMVQITSLRNATRWKTYALPGPEGSGKICLNGPPAHLFQPGDIVIILSMGLFSEDDIRGLRPKVVFVDAANRITEVQVQRIFQQEE; translated from the coding sequence ATGGAAAGATTGATGTGCAAAGGCAAAATCCACAGGGCAACGGTAACGGAGGCCGATTTAAACTATGTCGGAAGCATTACGATCGATGCTCTTCTTATGCGGGAAGCGAACATCCATCCGTATGAAATGGTGCAAATCACGAGCCTCAGAAACGCAACGAGATGGAAGACCTATGCGCTCCCGGGTCCCGAGGGCAGCGGAAAAATATGTTTGAACGGTCCCCCCGCCCATTTATTTCAACCGGGAGATATCGTTATCATTCTGAGCATGGGTTTGTTTTCCGAAGATGACATTAGAGGGCTAAGACCTAAAGTAGTGTTTGTAGATGCCGCCAACCGAATCACAGAAGTTCAGGTTCAGCGGATATTTCAACAAGAGGAGTAG
- a CDS encoding threonine synthase, with amino-acid sequence MRFLLACRSCGKQMPFAIKAGSCKCGGTLLVAYDLERIRRTLTKEKLKNLPATMWRYNELLPIENEESIISLGEGWTPLVPLNMTKEILPGGKIWVKREEQNPTGSFKSRGFSAALSIANEYGIRKVAVNSNGNAASALAAYAGYAGMEAYVFLPLDCPGLIVKECMDYGARTFLVDGLIHDAGRIVKEGEQEQGWYNVGTLKEPGRVEGKKTMGLEIAEQLQWKLPDVIIYPTGGGSGIIGMWNAFLQLKELGFVEGDLPRMVSVQEQGCQPLVDAVRNNAQFKPQCHHVYSSPTGMRVPDPPDGQLVVSVLLESGGTAVSVTGTEIQQAQKILGKQGISSSPEGAAALAGLFRLIERNFIRSTDEVVLFNTSHSLKYLPWDCIGLPIVKTYRHWVSVSSPSELSV; translated from the coding sequence TTGAGATTCTTGCTGGCATGTAGAAGCTGCGGAAAACAGATGCCTTTTGCGATAAAGGCAGGCTCCTGCAAATGTGGTGGAACCCTCTTGGTCGCTTACGACTTGGAGCGGATCCGACGTACGCTGACTAAAGAAAAGCTGAAAAATCTTCCGGCAACGATGTGGAGATATAACGAGCTTTTGCCTATTGAGAACGAGGAGAGCATTATCTCACTGGGAGAGGGCTGGACACCGCTTGTTCCTTTAAATATGACGAAGGAAATATTGCCGGGCGGGAAGATATGGGTCAAAAGAGAGGAACAGAATCCCACGGGAAGCTTTAAATCAAGAGGGTTTTCGGCAGCTTTATCCATTGCAAACGAGTACGGGATTCGCAAGGTGGCGGTGAACTCTAACGGTAATGCGGCATCCGCATTAGCCGCTTATGCCGGATATGCGGGAATGGAGGCATACGTGTTTCTTCCACTGGATTGCCCGGGGCTGATCGTCAAGGAATGCATGGATTATGGAGCCAGAACCTTTTTGGTGGACGGATTAATTCACGATGCCGGGCGAATTGTCAAGGAAGGCGAGCAAGAACAAGGGTGGTACAATGTCGGCACGTTGAAAGAGCCCGGAAGAGTCGAAGGGAAAAAGACAATGGGCTTGGAGATCGCCGAGCAGCTGCAGTGGAAATTGCCGGATGTGATCATTTATCCGACAGGCGGAGGATCCGGAATTATCGGAATGTGGAACGCATTTTTGCAATTAAAGGAACTGGGTTTCGTCGAGGGTGACCTTCCCCGCATGGTCAGTGTGCAGGAGCAAGGCTGTCAGCCTCTTGTAGACGCCGTGAGGAATAACGCACAATTTAAACCGCAATGTCATCATGTGTACTCGAGTCCGACCGGCATGAGAGTGCCAGACCCGCCCGATGGGCAATTGGTCGTTTCGGTTTTGCTTGAATCCGGAGGGACTGCAGTGTCCGTAACGGGAACAGAAATTCAACAAGCCCAGAAAATCCTTGGAAAGCAAGGAATTTCGTCTTCGCCAGAGGGCGCTGCCGCTTTGGCTGGGTTATTTCGATTAATCGAACGAAATTTCATACGTTCAACTGATGAAGTCGTACTATTTAACACGTCACATTCTTTGAAATACTTACCATGGGACTGCATAGGTTTGCCAATAGTCAAGACTTATCGGCATTGGGTTTCCGTCAGCAGCCCTTCCGAGCTTAGTGTCTGA